A segment of the Penaeus monodon isolate SGIC_2016 chromosome 38, NSTDA_Pmon_1, whole genome shotgun sequence genome:
aaatattatatatatatataatatttatatatacatatatataatacacatacatatatatacacctaacgcaaaacaatatatatatatattatatatatatatatatatatatatatatagatatatatatatattatatacacacacacacaaattattacatcattttatatatatataaatatatatattatatatatttatatattttatttatatataaaataaaaatatataaaattttatacatagatataaattataacaccaatgcatatatatattttaaaataaataatatatataacatacatacatacatatatatttacatatatattgtatatatatacatacacacacacacacaccacaacacacacaacacacacaatataataaaatataatatatatatataatatatatatatataatattatatatattagctacatatattatttaactatagtgtattaaaaatgaattatatatgtcgtataatgagtataaaatatgaatatacaatatacacacacacctatatatacgtacatatatgccctgcttttatattataatattttatatacagtgtatgaatgtgtttgtatatatatatatattacatactattatagattgtattttaacatacatactacaatataatataatatatatatatatatatatatatatttatgtatatccatatgtgcgtatgtatatatacatatatatgtatatatatatatgatatattcataaatatatttttatatacatatacatatgtctgtctcactatatattttgtatatatatatatatatatatatatatatatatatatatatatatatatatgtacagagagggagaaagagagagtcagagagagagagagagagagagagagagagagtgagtgagagcgagagagagagagagagagagagagagaaagagagagaaagtaataggaaaagacacacacaccatatatatatatgtatatatatatttagttatatatatgtatattttttgtatatgtgcgtaattgatataataagatatttatacatgtatctgAGAGAAACTGACCATAATAGCCAAGCCAGAACGGttttggaggaaaaagaaaaagaaaaaaaaaaaagccaggcaTGTAGGTCAGTACTGGTGAGCGGGTCGTCTCGAAGGCAATCCAGGGAGGGGCTATCCCGTGACGTCATTAGGCTGCGCATAAAAGCGAGCGTTCCAGACTGGGAGCCACAGTCAACAAGGGAAGCGGATTCAAAATGAACGCAAAAGTAATACCAACTTTTCGTTTAAAATCTGTTCTTCGGTGTTAGAATTTTTCATTGTGATCGTTGTTAGAATGTGATTTTGGGAAGTCATGCAATAAGTATGTTTGGATATCTTCTAACGAAAATATTTTTCTGTTTGCCAGGTACTGATTGCATTGGCTTTGGTCGCCGTGACTGTCGCCGATAAGCTCCCAGCTTACTCCTACTCTGCACCACAGGTTTGTGTCTAGTTTATGCTCaccgaaatatatattttacttaataaAATTTATAGCCTGTAGTCGATATATTTTCAACAGCAAAGACTTTAGAATGGCTCacgtgaaagattttttttctctaaaacttTGTATCTCCCAAGGGATCTTTCGAAGACTCAGTGGAGTATGATGatgccaagtacgacttcaactggGCTGTGAAGGACGAcgactccggcaacgacttcggtcaccaggagTCCCGCGACGGCGATAACACTCAGGGATCgtactacgtgcagctccccgacggccgcctgcagaagGTGACGTACTACGTGGATGGCGACAATGGATACGTTGCCGACGTGacgtacgagggcgaggctcgctATGACTCGGTTGAGTCTCGCGAATACGTTCCCCCCAGGCCCGTGTACTCCGCCCCCGAGTCCCACGAGTCAGTAGAGACTCCCGTGTACACCCCACCACGACCTCAGTATGCCGCCCCGAGGCGCTCTTACGGCTTCCCTCAGtgaagatgatgaatgataaccaAAGCTGATGACCAGTTACACCAAAcggaatctatttatttatggacattatatacaataaaacaatattctactgtttgtatttatattttaccatcgACGGCTTTTCctgcaaataaaaatattgatgatccTAAAGAGATCAAGCAAGATTGAGCGGAAGTTAATCAGGAAGCTTTACATAGCCATCTGGGATTACATGCTGGAATTCTTTCGTATTTATCAATGGATAAAACAtttaaatgtatgcacacacacacacacacacacacacacatacatatacatatatatatatatatatatatatatatatatatatatacatatatatatatatatatatatatatatatatatatatatatatatattatatatatatataatatatataatatatatatttacaccacacgcacgcatcactcaacacacacacactcacacacacacacacacacacacacacaccacacacacacacatacacacacacacacacacacacacacactaataatatatatatatatatatatatatatatatatatatatatatatatatatatatatgtaggtgtgtgtgtatacatacacatgtacatacgtgtgtacatgtggatgtatatgcttatatgtatacagaaaaaaacacatatatacattttacatatacacatacatatgcacacaacacacacacacacaccaccctcaccccctcatgcacacacacacacacacacacacacacacatatatatatatatatatattaatatatatatatatatatatatatatatatatatatatatatatatatatatatatatatatatatatatatatatgcatacacatgtacatgtttatgtatatataaacatatatgtttacgcacaaaaaaaaagaaacattaacatgtatatatatgtatatattatataaacgta
Coding sequences within it:
- the LOC119597093 gene encoding cuticle protein 7-like, translated to MNAKVLIALALVAVTVADKLPAYSYSAPQGSFEDSVEYDDAKYDFNWAVKDDDSGNDFGHQESRDGDNTQGSYYVQLPDGRLQKVTYYVDGDNGYVADVTYEGEARYDSVESREYVPPRPVYSAPESHESVETPVYTPPRPQYAAPRRSYGFPQ